GGCGACACGGTGAACGTCGCGCAGCGCTTCGAACAGCTCGGCAAGGAGTTCATGCGCGACGACGAGGATGTGATCGTGCTGGCGAGTGGCGATACGATCGCGGCGATGAATCACCCGGAAGTGCTGGGCGTTCTGCCGACTCCGGAATTGCGGCACGTGAAGGGCAGGGACGAGCCGGAGCAGGTCTATCGCCTGATGTGAGCGAAGCGGCCCTGCGCTGGACGGGATATGGTCTTCGCCGGTACTGTGCCGCCGTTCTTTTCGTCGGCATTTTCAGGGAACGAGCAGCACATGGAACGACGCAAACTTCTTGCATTGTCGACGGCCATGCTGGTCCTGGCTCCCTTCGCCGCGCGCGCCCAGGATTCCAACAAGCCGTTCACGACCGAGCAGCTCGACCAGTTGCTGGCGCCCATCGCCCTCTATCCCGACGCGCTTCTGTCGCAGGTGCTGATGGGTGCGACCTATCCCCTGGAGATCGTCGAGGCGGCGCGCTGGTCGCAGGCCAATCCCAACCTCAAGGGCGATGCTGCCGTTGCGGCGGTGAAGGACAAAAGCTGGGACGTCAGCGTGAAGTCGCTCACCGCGTTTCCGCAGACGCTGCAGATGATGAGCAACCAGCTCGACTGGACCCAGAAGCTGGGCGACGCGATGATCGGCCAGCAGAAGGACGTCGCGACGGCGGTCCAGCGGCTGCGTGCCAAGGCGGAGGCGGCGGGCAACCTGAAGTCGACGCCGCAGCAGAAGGTGACGACGCAGTCGAGCGGCGGTGCCAATGCGATCGTCATCGAGCCGGCCAATCCGGAAGTCATGTACGTGCCTTACTACAATCCGGCCTGGGCCTACGGCCCGTGGCCCTATCCGGCCTATCCGCCGCCCTATTATCCGCCGCCGCCCAATTACGGCGCGGCGCTTATGACCGGCATGATGTTCGGCCTGGGCGTTGCCGCCGGCGCGGCGATGTTCGGCGGCTGGCACTGGGGTTACGGCGGCGGCGGCTGGGGCAACAGCTATACGACCGTGAACGTCAACCGGGCGACCAGCATCAGCGCCAACAACTTCAATGCCGACCGCTATCGCAACGGCCAGTGGAACCACGATCCGGCGCACCGCGACGGCGTGCCCTACCGCACGCCGGCCGAGCGCCAGGCGTTCGGCCAGCATCGTCCCGATTCGCAGCAGCGCGAGCAGTTTCGCGGCCAGCTCGACGGACGCGGCAACTACACGCAGCGTCCCGGCGAGAATCGGCCAGCCGAGAATCGTCCCGCGGAGAACCGGCCGGCGGAGAGCCGCAACCTGGAGAATCGTTCCGCCGGCGAGCGCGGCGCGTTCGGCGACATCAACCGCGGCGGCAGCGCCAACCGCGACTTCGAACGCGGCAGCCAGTCCTGGGGCAACCGGAGCTGGGGCGGCGGCGGCGGCGGTGAGCATTTCGGCGGCGGTGGCGGCGGCAGGTTCGGGGGAGGACGGCGATGAACGGCACGATGTTCAGGCGCGGTCTTCTCGCCCTTGTCGTGTTCGTGGGCCTTGCAGGGGGCCTGGCCGGCGGCGTGATCGCCCAGCAGGCGGCGAAGGTGCAGGGATACCCGACCGCCGAGGCGGCTGCCAACGCGTTCACGGACGCGGTGCGCAAGATGGATGCCCAGAGGCTGGGCGCTTTGCTCGGGCCCGAGTGGCGAGAATTCGTGCCGGCGACCTCCGAGCAGGTCCAGGCGCGCCGCGCGGCCTATCTTGCCGCGTGGGACGAGGGTCACGAGGTCAAGGTTTCGGGCGACAAGGCGACGATCGTGGCCGGCAAGGCCGGCTGGACGCTGCCGATTCCGATCGTGAAGGACGGCGCGGAGTGGCGTTTCGATGCCGTCGCGGGCTGGCGCGAAATGCGCCTGCGCCAGATCGGCCATGACGAAGCCGCTGTCATCCAGACGATGCTGGCGATCGTCGACGCCCAGCGGGACTACGTCGCGCTCGATCCGATGAAGACGGGCTCGCCGGTCTATGCGCGTCGTCTGCTCAGCTCGCCCGGCAGCAAGAACGGTCTCTACTGGGAAACCACGCCCGGCGAGCCGCAGAGCCCGCTGGGGCCGGCCGTCGCCCGTGCCCAGGTCGACGGCAAGTCGCCGGACGGCCACTACGGCTACTATTTCCGGCTTCTCTATGCGCAGGGGCCCGCGGCGCCCGGCGGCGCCCGCGACTACATCGTGAACGGCCGCATGATCGGTGGCTTCGCCGCCATCGCCTGGCCCGTTCGCTACGGCGTGACCGGCGTGATGACTTTCATCGTCGACTACAAGGGCGAGGTCTTCCAGCAGGACCTCGGACCCGATACGGCGCAGCGCGCCGGGATGATGACGACCTTCAATCCTGATAAGGGTTGGGTGAAAGCGGACATGACGCCTCCGTGACGGAGGCGTGCTCAGGGGGAGAAGTGCGATGAAGACCAAGGTCCTGACGCTGCTGTTGGCAGCCGGTTTCCTGGGTGGCTGCAACATGAACAACCTGTCCGACGGCCAGACCGGCGCGCTGGTCGGCGCGGCGGCCGGCACGGGCATCGGCCTGGCGACCGGTGGCAGCTTCGGCGCGGTGGTTGGCGCGGGCCTGATCGGCGGCGCGGTCGGCTATCTCGGCGGTACCGCCATCGGCAACAGCAAGTAAGCGCGGAGCTTTCCATGATTTCCAGGTTCATCGTCGCGCTCGGTGCGGCCCTCGTCGGCCTCTCGGCGTCGGCCCAGGCCCAGATGCCGCCGCTCAATTTCGACCAGGCCGCCTACATCACCTGCAGGGAAGCGCATGCGATGAACCCCGAGGCGCGCAAGGCGCTGGCGGTGTTCCTCGCCGAGCATTCGGCGCGCGTGCGCGGCGTGGTGATCCCCGATGGCGAGCAGGGCGCCCAGCTCGCCCATCTGGTGCGCGGCGGCTGCACCCTGTCGCCCGACGCCTACCTGTTCACGGTGGTGGACCGCGCCATCCTGGCCGAGAGCTCGAAGCTCCCGAAGCGCCGCTAGTTACTTCCAGCTACGGCTTCCAGCGGGTCACGCCGAGAGCTGCCGACACCAGGTGGGCGGCGTGACGCAGGCGGCAGAGGCGAAGTCCTGCGCGCCGGAAGTCTTTCATCTGGAGCGCCGTCGGATATCCCAGATACTGACCGTCCGAGAGCCGCTGCGGTTGTCCCGCGCTCCTGTCGGCCGAGAGACGCGCCAGTACAGCCGGCAGGGCGCGCGCGCCGGCGGAGAAGAATTGCGTCGTCAGTTCGCCGACCGACGTTGCGCCATCGATCGGCACTTCGACCTGGGCAATGATGCGGCCGGCGTCGATCGTGCGATCTTCAATCGCGTGAACCGTGGCGCCTGAAATGCGCTCCTGCCTCGCTCGCGCCCACAGCACGGGGCAGGGGCCGCGCAGTTTTGGAAGCAGGGACGGGTGAACATTCAACGCAGCCACCTTCGGCAGAGCGATCAGAGAGGGCTGCAGGATCTGGTCAAAATTCATGACGACGATGAAATCGGGAGCGCAAGCCTGTATGGCGGCAAGTGTCTCGGCGGAATTGACGTCGGATGTTTCGACGAACCGCGCACCATAGTGCCGCGCCAGTTCGGGCAATGTCGCCAGTGCCGGGGGTCGTCCGGTGATCCGCGAAAGCCAGCGCGCGAAAAAGGCGACGATCGGTACCGATATCAGGTCGAAGCCCAGCCAGAGGTTGAGTGGGATGCCATAGCGCCGGAAGCCAGCGGTGGTTTGCTCCCAGAATGTGCCGTGACTGGAGCCGAACCGCCGCGAGGAGAGGACGAGACCTATGTCGTTTCCGAATTCCGCGAACACCGCGTTCAATGCCGGGAGGCAACACAGGCTGTCGATATGGCAAAATACGATGGTACGCGTCTTGGGCCTGTTCTCCGTAGCGGACGGCATGCGGCCCTACTCCTTCAACATCCGCGCACTCAGCCAGACGGGAAGCAGCGCCGTAAACCAGACGCCGACGGTGAGGCCAAAGGGGAAGGCGATCCGCGGTCTGTTGCGGGCGAGGCCGTGCCGGATGATCTGCGAGGCTCGCCCGGTGCTCATCGTTTTCGGTCTGGGATCGGCGATCGCATCGGTCATGCGGCTCGTTACATAGCCCGGGCAGACGACGCTTAATCCGACATTGGCTTTTGCGAGGGGGAAGCGAAGGCTCTCTCCCCAGACGCGTATCGCCGCCTTGCTCGCGTTATACGAAGCGGATCGCGGGCGGCCGAAGAAAGCCGCAAGGGACGAAATCACGCCAACTTGTCCTTCGCGTCGGGCCATGAGGCGATCAATCAGCGGCTCGACAGTGTTCAGTACACCCGTGATATTGACCGCGATGGTCCTGTGGGCCGAATCGAAGGGTTCGACTTCCAGGTTGTTCTGGTCGAGCGATATCCCGGCGTTGGCAATCAGCAGGTCGACTGGATGAGCGTCGTCGAACGCCTTCAACCAGAGCGCCATTGCGGTTCGATCGGTGGTGTCGACGGTGTCGGCAAGCACCGTCGCGCCCCTGGTTCGGCAGGCATCCGCAACCGCGGACAGACGCCTGGCGTCACGGCCCGTCAGGCCGAGAACGACGCCAGGAGCAGCATAGTCGATGGCCAGCGCCTCCCCGATGCCACTCGAAGCGCCAGTGATGATGATGTGGCGGAATGTTTTCATGTTGGGGCAGATGTATTGAAATGATAGTGACCTTGCGAGTGCTGGACCACGCATTTATGTTGGCCGACAGCGCATTGACCGATGGTCGAAAGTCGGGACGTGACCCGTAGATTTCTCTTCGACGTCAGCGGGCTGCTTCACTGGTATGCCTTCTTCCCGAATCCCTCTGGCATCCAGAGGGTGGCTGAAAAGCTGCTTACCTCGACGGTAGTTCAGCGTAACAAGCACGTGGAGTTCGTGGCGCGCGCTCTTGGCGGCGATGAACTCTACAGGGTGGATGGCCGCACATTGCGTGATCTCCAGGATCCGCTGCGGCGCAGGGCGGCGATAGCCCGCCTGCGCGCCCTCTTCACGATGACGATGCGACAGGTACGGCGCGGTGGCCCCTTATCGGACATGGCCATTGTCCACGCTCCCTACTTCCTCCTCGGTCATGCTCGTCTGGCGCCATTGGTCGAGGCCTGGTTCGGCAGGCGATTGCCGACCGCCTTGCCGCCACTGGAAGTCGTGCGGGAGCCCGGGCCGCAGGATACGTTTTTCAACCCAGGGGATTTGTGGTGGCAGAATTACTACGCCCCGTTCGTGCTTCGGCTCAAAGCCCGCACAGGGGTGAGGGTCGTGCAGATGATCCACGATCTTTTCTTTATCGAACGGCCTGACTGGGCCTCGCCAACCTTCGTGCGCACATTCACGTCCACCTTCAGCGAGGCTGCACCTGGCGTCGATCGTTGGCTGACCAATTCGGTTTTCGTGAAGGAACAGCTCGGGGTTTACATGGGGAGCCACTCGCTGCCTCCGCGACCTGTCGAGGTCCTTCCCATGGGCTGGGATAGTTTCGCGGTTTCAAGGGGGGAGGATCGCCCCGGCGCTGGGATGGCGCTCCGCCGCTCCGGCATCGTCGGTCAACCCTTTATCCTGTTCGTCGGAACCGTCGAGCCGCGCAAGAATCTGGCCATGCTACTCGATGTCATGGAGGACTTGCGCCGGGATCTCGGTGAGCGTGTTCCAGACTTGGTGGTCGTGGGCGGTTACGGGTGGAGCGCGAAGGGTCTTGCGGCGCGCCTGTGGCGCACCCCGCACACCAGGTGGCTGACCAGGGTTCGCGACGCCGATCTGTCTGCCATCTATCGCGCCGCGCTCTTCACTGTGTCGCCCAGTTATTCCGAGGGATGGGGACTACCGGTGCAGGAGAGCATCGCCCATGGCGTGCCCTGCATCGCCTCGACCGGCGGAGCGCTGCGTGAGTCCAGTCGTGGCCTTGCGGTTCATTTCGATCCTTTGGATCCTGCGAGTTTGAAATCTGCGATGGCCCATTGGATCACCGATGGCGCCGCCCTTCAGCGAGAGCGGGCGAGAATTGCCGAGGCCCTGGACTCGGAGCATTTCCCCACCTGGAACGATGCGGGGCAGGTGTTGTTGAAGCAGGCGAGCCTCGACGGAAGCGGACGCGACCCGTGAGTGCGCGGTTGCTCTACGATCTGACGGGACTGGTGCATTGGTATGCCTACTTCCGGCATCCCGGCGGTGTGCAGAGGGTTATCGAGAAAGTGGCGTCCTCGGACGTCGTCCGACAATCGTCCACGGTCGAGTTCGTGGTGCGTATACTCGGTAGCGATCGATTCTACAGGATCGAACCCGAACTGATTGCCAACCTCGGTAGCGGACGCTCCTCGGCAATCTCGCGCCTGCGGCGTATTCTGGCGCAGGGATTGCGATTGGCGACACTCCCGGAAATGCTGTCCGAAGGTCGATACTTCCATCTGCCGTATCTAGCAGCCGGGCTGACCCGAATGGAAGGTCTCATCGAGGCCTGGACGGAAGGAGCCGCGCGGCGGTCATTGCCGACGCTCGATATCGTCGCGCCGCCCGGCTCGCAAGACGCGTTGTTCAATCCCGGCGATCTCTGGTGGCAGAAGAAGTACGTCGCGACGGTCGCTGGTCTGAAGAAGCGAACGGGCGTGCGGGTCGTCCAGATGATCCACGACCTCTATCTCATCGAGCGGCCGGAATGGACTCCCGCCGGCGCCGTGCGGGTTTTCGCCGAGCAGCTTCACGGGATCGCCCCGAGCGTGGATTGCTGGCTGACCAGCTCGCAATTCGTCAGGCAACAGGTGCAGCGCTATCTCGCCGACCGGTCGGTACCGGAAAAGCCGATCGCTGTCTTGCCGATGGGCTGGGACAGCTTCGATGCCTTGCGCGACGCGGGCCATGATCGTCTTTCCGACCGCCTGGTCCTTGGGCGTCATGGACTGATCGACAAGCCGTTCATGCTGTCGGTCGGCACGATCGAGCCACGCAAGAATGTCCCGGCGCTGCTCGATGCGACCGATGAGCTTCGGGCGCGGTTTGGCGACGCTGTCCCGCGTCTGGTGATCGTCGGTGGTTACGGCTGGAAAGCGGCCGAGGTGCGCGCCCGGCTGGCATCGGGTTCCCGCAACGGCAACCTGCTCTGGCTCGAAAATCTTTCCGACGGCGATCTCGGGGTCCTCTACAGGAACGCTCTTTTCACGGTCATGCCGAGTCACGGTGAAGGCTGGGGGCTGGCGGTGCAGGAGAGCCTTGCCCTCGGGGTGCCCTGCATCGCCTCGAATGCCGGAGCGACGCGCGAGGCCGGCCTCGATCTCGCAACCTACTTCGATCCCGCGAGTCCCGAAGCGTTGACGCGGGCGATGGCCGCCTGGATCTCCGACGGAGAGGCTCTGGCGGCCGCCAGAGACAGGATCGCGCGCGCGCTGGCGACGCGGAGGTTTCCCAGCTGGAACGACGCCGGAAGCCTGCTGCTCAGGTCAGCTTTATCATGACGTGCCGGGCATAGGCCGGGCGCGTCGTGAGCCGCTCGTACCACGCCCGGACGTTCTTCAGGTCCGGGCGTTCTATTTCCAGCGCGTACCAGCGATGGATGAAGCAACCGACGGGGATGTCGCCGATCGTGAAACGGTCGCCCGCGACGTAGCGCTTGCCGGCGAGCCAGCTGTCGAGCCGGCCGAACAGCTTGCCGGCCTCCTGAGCCGCTTTCCCGATCGCCGCCATGTCGCGCTTTTCCGGCGGCGTGCGGATCAGGCCCCAGAAGGCGATGCGCATCGGCTCGGCGATGGTGCTGAGCTGCCAGTCCATCCAGCGGTCGGCCTCGCTGCGCTGGCCGGGATCGG
This DNA window, taken from Reyranella humidisoli, encodes the following:
- a CDS encoding complement resistance protein TraT, whose protein sequence is MKTKVLTLLLAAGFLGGCNMNNLSDGQTGALVGAAAGTGIGLATGGSFGAVVGAGLIGGAVGYLGGTAIGNSK
- a CDS encoding DUF2950 domain-containing protein, which codes for MNGTMFRRGLLALVVFVGLAGGLAGGVIAQQAAKVQGYPTAEAAANAFTDAVRKMDAQRLGALLGPEWREFVPATSEQVQARRAAYLAAWDEGHEVKVSGDKATIVAGKAGWTLPIPIVKDGAEWRFDAVAGWREMRLRQIGHDEAAVIQTMLAIVDAQRDYVALDPMKTGSPVYARRLLSSPGSKNGLYWETTPGEPQSPLGPAVARAQVDGKSPDGHYGYYFRLLYAQGPAAPGGARDYIVNGRMIGGFAAIAWPVRYGVTGVMTFIVDYKGEVFQQDLGPDTAQRAGMMTTFNPDKGWVKADMTPP
- a CDS encoding glycosyltransferase family 4 protein yields the protein MTRRFLFDVSGLLHWYAFFPNPSGIQRVAEKLLTSTVVQRNKHVEFVARALGGDELYRVDGRTLRDLQDPLRRRAAIARLRALFTMTMRQVRRGGPLSDMAIVHAPYFLLGHARLAPLVEAWFGRRLPTALPPLEVVREPGPQDTFFNPGDLWWQNYYAPFVLRLKARTGVRVVQMIHDLFFIERPDWASPTFVRTFTSTFSEAAPGVDRWLTNSVFVKEQLGVYMGSHSLPPRPVEVLPMGWDSFAVSRGEDRPGAGMALRRSGIVGQPFILFVGTVEPRKNLAMLLDVMEDLRRDLGERVPDLVVVGGYGWSAKGLAARLWRTPHTRWLTRVRDADLSAIYRAALFTVSPSYSEGWGLPVQESIAHGVPCIASTGGALRESSRGLAVHFDPLDPASLKSAMAHWITDGAALQRERARIAEALDSEHFPTWNDAGQVLLKQASLDGSGRDP
- a CDS encoding HdeA/HdeB family chaperone, whose product is MISRFIVALGAALVGLSASAQAQMPPLNFDQAAYITCREAHAMNPEARKALAVFLAEHSARVRGVVIPDGEQGAQLAHLVRGGCTLSPDAYLFTVVDRAILAESSKLPKRR
- a CDS encoding glycosyltransferase family 4 protein; the protein is MLYDLTGLVHWYAYFRHPGGVQRVIEKVASSDVVRQSSTVEFVVRILGSDRFYRIEPELIANLGSGRSSAISRLRRILAQGLRLATLPEMLSEGRYFHLPYLAAGLTRMEGLIEAWTEGAARRSLPTLDIVAPPGSQDALFNPGDLWWQKKYVATVAGLKKRTGVRVVQMIHDLYLIERPEWTPAGAVRVFAEQLHGIAPSVDCWLTSSQFVRQQVQRYLADRSVPEKPIAVLPMGWDSFDALRDAGHDRLSDRLVLGRHGLIDKPFMLSVGTIEPRKNVPALLDATDELRARFGDAVPRLVIVGGYGWKAAEVRARLASGSRNGNLLWLENLSDGDLGVLYRNALFTVMPSHGEGWGLAVQESLALGVPCIASNAGATREAGLDLATYFDPASPEALTRAMAAWISDGEALAAARDRIARALATRRFPSWNDAGSLLLRSALS
- a CDS encoding SDR family NAD(P)-dependent oxidoreductase, with the translated sequence MKTFRHIIITGASSGIGEALAIDYAAPGVVLGLTGRDARRLSAVADACRTRGATVLADTVDTTDRTAMALWLKAFDDAHPVDLLIANAGISLDQNNLEVEPFDSAHRTIAVNITGVLNTVEPLIDRLMARREGQVGVISSLAAFFGRPRSASYNASKAAIRVWGESLRFPLAKANVGLSVVCPGYVTSRMTDAIADPRPKTMSTGRASQIIRHGLARNRPRIAFPFGLTVGVWFTALLPVWLSARMLKE
- a CDS encoding glutathione S-transferase family protein — its product is MKIWGRANSINVMKVLWCADECGVKYERDDVGGAFGGNDQKWYLDMNPNGVVPTIDDGGRIIWESNSAVRYLAAKYAAGSLWPTDPGQRSEADRWMDWQLSTIAEPMRIAFWGLIRTPPEKRDMAAIGKAAQEAGKLFGRLDSWLAGKRYVAGDRFTIGDIPVGCFIHRWYALEIERPDLKNVRAWYERLTTRPAYARHVMIKLT
- a CDS encoding methionyl-tRNA formyltransferase; the protein is MPSATENRPKTRTIVFCHIDSLCCLPALNAVFAEFGNDIGLVLSSRRFGSSHGTFWEQTTAGFRRYGIPLNLWLGFDLISVPIVAFFARWLSRITGRPPALATLPELARHYGARFVETSDVNSAETLAAIQACAPDFIVVMNFDQILQPSLIALPKVAALNVHPSLLPKLRGPCPVLWARARQERISGATVHAIEDRTIDAGRIIAQVEVPIDGATSVGELTTQFFSAGARALPAVLARLSADRSAGQPQRLSDGQYLGYPTALQMKDFRRAGLRLCRLRHAAHLVSAALGVTRWKP
- a CDS encoding DUF3300 domain-containing protein yields the protein MERRKLLALSTAMLVLAPFAARAQDSNKPFTTEQLDQLLAPIALYPDALLSQVLMGATYPLEIVEAARWSQANPNLKGDAAVAAVKDKSWDVSVKSLTAFPQTLQMMSNQLDWTQKLGDAMIGQQKDVATAVQRLRAKAEAAGNLKSTPQQKVTTQSSGGANAIVIEPANPEVMYVPYYNPAWAYGPWPYPAYPPPYYPPPPNYGAALMTGMMFGLGVAAGAAMFGGWHWGYGGGGWGNSYTTVNVNRATSISANNFNADRYRNGQWNHDPAHRDGVPYRTPAERQAFGQHRPDSQQREQFRGQLDGRGNYTQRPGENRPAENRPAENRPAESRNLENRSAGERGAFGDINRGGSANRDFERGSQSWGNRSWGGGGGGEHFGGGGGGRFGGGRR